The following proteins come from a genomic window of Lysobacterales bacterium:
- a CDS encoding IS66 family transposase, with amino-acid sequence MNAAALDPTDIDALRAALAARDAEIAKRDLRIEQLEHLLRLLKRQQYSASAEKFDPTQQALFDAAADEEIASAQCEIDTLTPPRERAQPKRQPLPESLPRVEERIDPVSCTCSACGGELHQIGEEVSEKLDIKPVEFFVRRVIRPKLACRGCETIHTPPTLPAIIERGMAAPGLLAHVLISKYADHLPLTRQREMLGRSGVDLPVSTLSEWVGACGFALQPLVDALRSELHRCSVLHADETPVQMLAPGKGKTQNAYLFAYRRGEIAEPPIIVYDFAESRSGANARRFLADYGGALVVDDYAGYKHLFQSTPMREIGCWAHARRKFFELHEANKSTLAAEALTRIGAIYAVERDTDGMDAEQRFAHRQAYAQPKVEALIAWLESLRPSINGGSATAKAVDYLLRRKAAFTAYLDDGRFPIDNNPVENAIRPVALGRKNWLFAGSLLAGQRAANIMSLIQTARACGHDPHAYLRDVLTRLPTQLNSKLGELLPHTWQPTSA; translated from the coding sequence ATGAATGCAGCCGCTCTGGACCCCACCGATATCGATGCATTGCGTGCGGCACTGGCCGCGCGTGATGCCGAGATCGCGAAGCGCGACCTGCGGATCGAGCAGCTCGAACACCTCCTTCGCCTTCTGAAACGTCAACAGTATTCGGCCAGCGCCGAGAAGTTCGATCCGACGCAGCAAGCCTTGTTCGATGCGGCTGCGGATGAAGAGATCGCGTCCGCGCAGTGCGAGATCGACACCCTGACGCCGCCACGCGAACGTGCGCAGCCGAAGCGCCAGCCGTTGCCGGAATCGTTGCCGCGCGTCGAGGAACGCATCGATCCCGTCTCGTGCACCTGCAGCGCCTGCGGCGGCGAACTGCATCAGATTGGCGAAGAGGTCAGCGAGAAGCTGGACATCAAGCCGGTCGAGTTCTTCGTGCGCCGGGTCATCCGCCCGAAGCTGGCCTGCCGCGGCTGCGAAACGATCCATACACCACCGACACTGCCCGCGATCATCGAACGCGGCATGGCAGCGCCCGGCTTGCTCGCGCATGTGTTGATCAGCAAGTACGCCGATCACCTGCCGCTGACCCGCCAGCGCGAGATGCTGGGCCGCAGCGGTGTCGACCTGCCGGTCTCGACCTTGTCAGAATGGGTCGGCGCCTGCGGCTTCGCACTGCAGCCGCTGGTCGATGCACTGCGCAGTGAATTGCATCGGTGCAGCGTGCTGCATGCCGATGAGACGCCGGTGCAGATGCTGGCACCGGGCAAGGGCAAGACCCAGAACGCGTATTTGTTCGCGTATCGCCGAGGCGAGATCGCCGAACCGCCGATCATCGTCTACGACTTTGCGGAGAGCCGCAGCGGGGCCAATGCACGCCGATTCCTTGCCGACTACGGCGGCGCGCTCGTGGTCGACGACTACGCAGGCTACAAGCACCTGTTCCAGTCGACGCCGATGCGCGAGATCGGCTGCTGGGCGCATGCGCGCAGAAAGTTCTTCGAACTGCATGAAGCGAACAAGAGCACGCTCGCTGCCGAAGCGCTGACGCGCATCGGCGCCATCTACGCAGTCGAGCGCGACACCGATGGCATGGATGCCGAGCAACGCTTCGCTCATCGCCAGGCATACGCGCAACCAAAGGTCGAGGCCTTGATCGCCTGGCTCGAATCCCTGCGCCCAAGCATCAACGGTGGATCAGCCACTGCGAAGGCCGTCGACTATTTGCTGCGCAGGAAGGCCGCGTTCACGGCCTACCTCGACGACGGCCGCTTCCCGATCGATAACAATCCGGTCGAGAACGCCATCCGACCGGTCGCGCTCGGCCGCAAGAACTGGCTGTTCGCCGGATCGCTGCTCGCCGGCCAACGCGCCGCCAACATCATGAGCCTGATCCAAACCGCCCGCGCCTGCGGCCACGATCCGCACGCCTACCTGCGCGACGTGCTCACGCGCTTGCCCACGCAGCTCAACAGCAAGCTCGGCGAATTGCTGCCGCATACCTGGCAGCCGACCTCGGCGTAA